Proteins found in one Camelus bactrianus isolate YW-2024 breed Bactrian camel chromosome X, ASM4877302v1, whole genome shotgun sequence genomic segment:
- the APLN gene encoding apelin — MNLRLCVQALLLLWLSLSAVCGGPLLQTSDGKGMEEANIRHLVQPRGPRSGAGPWQGGRRKFRRQRPRLSHKGPMPF; from the exons ATGAATCTGCGGCTCTGCGTGCAGGCGCTCCTGCTGCTCTGGCTCTCCCTGAGCGCGGTGTGTGGAG GTCCCCTGCTGCAGACTTCTGACGGGAAAGGAATGGAGGAAGCCAACATCCGCCACCTGGTGCAGCCCAGAGGGCCAAGGAGCGGAGCAGGGCCCTGGCAGGGAGGTCGGAGGAAGTTCCGCCGCCAGCGGCCACGCCTCTCCCATAAAGGCCCCATGCCTTTCTGA